From one Solanum stenotomum isolate F172 chromosome 12, ASM1918654v1, whole genome shotgun sequence genomic stretch:
- the LOC125846379 gene encoding basic leucine zipper 34-like, whose product MLSTFPATTLSADGLFPYLFPAFDGGFTPWECIEPAFLFPQEVEEEEPVVSPKESPPPEPVILNSDSGSDDSKPNSVHSSSGSDDPNRNNNNNNNTNRCPDERKRQRTTSNRDIDERKRRRMVSNRESARRSRMRKQKHLENLRNQANRLKVGNREIMNRLRLITHQCRVVQCENERVRTESAILRQRLEGIRQILITRQLEQQFNSYSAWACNNMEQRPH is encoded by the coding sequence ATGTTGTCCACTTTTCCGGCCACTACTCTGTCCGCTGATGGACTTTTTCCCTATTTATTTCCGGCTTTTGATGGCGGGTTCACTCCTTGGGAATGTATCGAACCGGCTTTTCTATTCCCACAAGAagtggaagaagaagaaccGGTTGTTTCACCCAAGGAATCCCCACCCCCTGAACCGGTTATTTTGAACTCCGATTCAGGTTCTGATGACTCCAAACCGAATTCTGTTCACTCTAGTTCCGGTTCAGATGACCCGAACCggaataataacaataataataacacgaACCGCTGTCCTGACGAGAGGAAGCGGCAGCGCACGACATCGAACCGTGACATAGATGAGAGGAAGCGTCGGCGTATGGTATCGAACCGGGAATCAGCAAGGCGGTCCCGCATGCGAAAGCAAAAGCATCTGGAGAACCTGCGGAACCAAGCGAACCGGCTTAAAGTAGGGAACCGGGAAATAATGAACCGATTACGGTTGATTACTCACCAGTGCCGAGTGGTCCAGTGTGAGAACGAGCGGGTCAGGACCGAATCGGCTATCCTTCGGCAAAGACTTGAGGGTATACGTCAAATATTGATCACCCGGCAACTTGAGCAGCAATTTAATTCTTATTCTGCATGGGCATGCAATAATATGGAACAAAGACCTCATTAA